One segment of Anatilimnocola aggregata DNA contains the following:
- a CDS encoding HEAT repeat domain-containing protein, whose product MSAARSFILVSSLACGLALTGTNPARGEVFLLRSGGRVEGQWLNPQRTQADDYVLRTFAGVQLALAGPQVQRVLATSDVQKQYEDLLHKSPASVAGHLQMALWCRDAQLLSQRKFHLEEIIKLEPDHEEARLALGYGRFPNGGWLKPDEYMLRQGYVKSAGQWKLPQEIEIEARAREFEVADKQWRKQLKIWLGNLDSKKYGGDAVQGIQNIRDPAAASAVADALADETLPKPVRMMFLDVIGKLPPGSALDTLIRLSIHDVDENVRERCLAEIKRQAPHRAIPVYIKELKSKENHIVRRAAVGLHVMGGLSATQALIDALVTTHKLVVKGNPGQMSATLGSDSGGMGGLSMGQKTQVYKRDVQNEEVLAALASIHPGVNFAYDKDSWRRWFLSNKSTVAADLRRGE is encoded by the coding sequence GGCGAGGTCTTTCTGCTCCGTTCCGGCGGTCGCGTGGAAGGGCAATGGCTGAACCCGCAACGAACCCAAGCTGACGATTACGTGCTGCGGACCTTCGCTGGCGTGCAACTCGCCCTGGCAGGACCGCAGGTACAACGCGTGCTGGCCACTTCGGACGTGCAAAAGCAGTACGAAGACCTGCTGCACAAATCGCCCGCCAGCGTGGCTGGGCATCTGCAAATGGCCCTGTGGTGCCGCGATGCTCAGTTGCTGTCGCAGCGGAAGTTTCATCTCGAAGAAATCATTAAACTCGAGCCCGATCACGAAGAAGCGCGGCTCGCACTCGGTTACGGTCGCTTTCCGAATGGGGGCTGGCTAAAGCCCGACGAATACATGCTGCGGCAAGGTTATGTGAAATCGGCCGGGCAATGGAAGTTGCCGCAAGAGATTGAGATCGAAGCGCGGGCTCGCGAATTTGAAGTGGCCGATAAGCAATGGCGCAAGCAGCTCAAAATTTGGCTCGGCAATCTCGATAGCAAGAAGTACGGCGGCGATGCCGTGCAGGGAATTCAAAACATTCGCGACCCAGCTGCCGCGAGCGCCGTGGCCGATGCCTTGGCCGACGAGACGCTGCCCAAACCGGTACGGATGATGTTTCTGGACGTCATCGGCAAGTTGCCGCCGGGTTCGGCCCTCGACACGTTGATTCGCCTGTCGATTCACGATGTGGACGAAAACGTGCGAGAACGCTGCCTGGCCGAGATCAAACGCCAAGCGCCCCACCGAGCCATTCCGGTTTACATCAAAGAACTGAAGAGCAAGGAAAATCACATCGTCCGTCGCGCGGCCGTCGGCTTGCACGTGATGGGCGGTCTGAGTGCCACGCAAGCGCTGATCGACGCGCTCGTTACCACGCATAAACTGGTGGTGAAGGGAAACCCTGGTCAGATGAGCGCCACGCTAGGAAGCGACTCCGGCGGCATGGGTGGCCTGAGCATGGGGCAGAAGACACAGGTCTATAAGCGCGACGTGCAGAACGAAGAAGTTCTCGCCGCCCTGGCATCGATTCATCCCGGCGTCAACTTCGCCTACGACAAAGACTCGTGGCGGCGCTGGTTTCTCTCCAACAAGTCGACCGTCGCCGCCGACCTGCGCCGCGGTGAGTAG
- the rpsR gene encoding 30S ribosomal protein S18: protein MSMYSGGGGGRDGGGGGGRFGGPGGKGAMRNKKRPKARIKIKKRDPIFVNGERPRPIFVDYKDIELLKKMINRHGKIVSRRKTGCTALSQHAVAVAIKRARFMALLPYVGE, encoded by the coding sequence ATGTCGATGTACAGCGGTGGTGGCGGCGGACGAGATGGTGGCGGTGGCGGCGGACGCTTTGGCGGTCCTGGTGGCAAGGGTGCCATGCGCAATAAGAAGCGCCCCAAGGCCCGCATCAAGATTAAGAAACGCGATCCCATCTTCGTCAATGGCGAACGCCCCCGTCCGATTTTCGTCGACTATAAGGACATCGAGCTCCTCAAGAAGATGATCAACCGTCATGGCAAGATCGTCAGCCGTCGCAAAACAGGCTGCACCGCTCTCAGCCAACACGCCGTTGCAGTCGCGATCAAGCGAGCCCGCTTCATGGCCCTGCTCCCTTACGTTGGCGAATAA
- a CDS encoding amidohydrolase: protein MHRHSRRSFVHWASLAALGLTGGVPGRSFAQEVADGSAGLDLAIVNANIHTVDDRQPKAAALGVVDGRFAVVGSTAEIRAIVTRRTRVIDAEGMTIVPGFIDAHTHPAAAGAEHLMYVNCDHRSIAEIKEAIRHQVAKTPAGEWVIGFKYDDTKLTDGRPLLRTDLDEAAPKHPVRVTHRGGHTAIYNSVAFERAGITKDTPDPADGKFGRTSAGELSGYVAEKAVDRIKRLPIPSRAQARDGVKVISQLMTAAGLTSVHDADADKSNFLAYQDAREAGELLFRVYVMAHASLFDSWLAAGLRTGFGDNHLRIGGLKLYADGSASERTMRMSKPYIGRPNDFGLLVTTQDKLNEQVLAAHEAGFQVGVHANGDVAIDMVLNAFELANRLRPQRDPRFRIEHCTLVNELLLERMAKLGAIPTPFYTYVYYHGDKWAQYGEERTRSMFAHRSFLDHGIKVAGASDYVPGPFEPLMAMQSMVTRRDYKGRTWGENQKVAAAEALRICTLHGAYASFEEKQKGSITPGKLADFVLLAADPLTVDPQTIKDIKVVRTVIEGKTVYPLNAE, encoded by the coding sequence ATGCACAGGCATTCGCGCCGAAGTTTCGTCCACTGGGCTTCACTGGCCGCGCTCGGACTGACGGGCGGAGTGCCGGGCCGAAGCTTTGCCCAAGAAGTGGCAGATGGTTCTGCGGGGCTCGACCTAGCCATCGTCAATGCTAACATCCACACCGTCGACGATCGCCAGCCAAAAGCAGCGGCGCTGGGGGTGGTCGATGGACGCTTTGCCGTCGTCGGCAGTACGGCCGAAATTCGCGCGATCGTCACGCGTCGCACGCGGGTGATCGATGCGGAAGGAATGACCATCGTTCCCGGCTTCATCGATGCGCATACGCATCCCGCAGCTGCGGGTGCCGAGCACCTGATGTATGTAAATTGCGATCACCGCAGCATCGCGGAAATCAAGGAGGCGATTCGTCACCAGGTCGCGAAGACTCCCGCGGGAGAATGGGTCATTGGCTTCAAGTACGACGATACGAAGCTGACCGATGGACGACCACTACTCCGCACCGATCTTGATGAAGCGGCACCCAAGCATCCGGTGCGCGTCACGCATCGGGGCGGACATACGGCCATCTACAACAGCGTGGCATTTGAGCGCGCAGGGATCACGAAAGATACGCCCGACCCAGCTGACGGCAAGTTCGGCCGCACCAGCGCCGGCGAATTAAGCGGCTATGTGGCCGAAAAAGCAGTCGACCGAATCAAACGGCTGCCGATTCCGTCGCGCGCTCAGGCGCGCGATGGTGTCAAAGTGATCTCGCAGTTGATGACTGCTGCGGGGCTCACTTCGGTTCACGATGCCGACGCCGATAAATCGAACTTTCTCGCCTATCAAGATGCCCGCGAAGCCGGCGAGTTGCTCTTTCGCGTCTACGTCATGGCCCACGCAAGTTTATTCGATTCGTGGCTGGCAGCTGGTTTACGCACGGGCTTCGGCGACAACCACCTGCGCATTGGCGGGCTCAAGTTGTATGCCGATGGCTCGGCTTCCGAGCGGACAATGCGGATGTCGAAGCCTTACATCGGGCGGCCCAACGATTTTGGCCTGCTGGTGACGACACAGGACAAGTTGAACGAACAGGTGCTCGCGGCGCACGAAGCGGGCTTTCAAGTCGGGGTGCATGCCAACGGCGATGTCGCCATCGATATGGTGCTCAACGCCTTTGAGTTGGCCAACCGTCTGCGGCCGCAGCGAGACCCGCGGTTCCGCATCGAGCACTGCACGCTCGTGAACGAACTGCTGCTGGAACGAATGGCCAAGCTCGGGGCGATTCCGACTCCGTTCTATACCTACGTCTACTATCACGGCGACAAGTGGGCTCAGTACGGCGAAGAACGGACGCGTTCGATGTTCGCCCATCGGTCGTTTCTCGATCACGGCATCAAGGTGGCAGGTGCTTCCGACTATGTGCCGGGCCCCTTCGAACCACTGATGGCCATGCAAAGCATGGTGACCCGGCGCGACTACAAAGGGCGCACTTGGGGCGAGAATCAAAAGGTCGCCGCTGCCGAGGCCCTGCGCATTTGCACGTTGCACGGGGCCTACGCGTCGTTTGAAGAAAAACAGAAGGGTTCAATCACGCCCGGCAAACTCGCCGACTTCGTCCTGCTGGCCGCGGACCCGCTGACCGTCGATCCGCAAACGATCAAAGACATTAAAGTCGTCCGCACGGTGATCGAGGGAAAAACCGTCTATCCGCTGAATGCGGAGTGA
- the fabG gene encoding 3-oxoacyl-[acyl-carrier-protein] reductase encodes MADNPYDSLKVDLSGQIAVVTGASQGLGKAIAVALAKSGAKVACIARNAEKLAATVADITAAGGQGEAFPCDVRESSAVDKLMNDINEKWGRIDILVNNAGVTRDTLLPVMSDEQWDEVIATNLRGPFLFARAASRLMMRQRYGRIINMSSVSGLMGNAGQTNYSASKAGLIGFTRSMSRELAKRKVTINAVCPGFIESEMTKILGDVVIEEAKKRIPAGRVGKAEDVAACVLFLASPAAGYVTGAVLTVDGGMTG; translated from the coding sequence ATGGCCGACAATCCCTATGACAGCTTGAAGGTCGATCTCAGCGGACAGATTGCGGTCGTCACCGGCGCCTCGCAAGGGCTGGGCAAGGCGATTGCCGTCGCCTTGGCCAAGAGTGGCGCGAAGGTCGCTTGCATCGCCCGCAATGCCGAAAAATTGGCTGCCACCGTGGCCGACATCACCGCGGCTGGCGGTCAAGGTGAAGCCTTCCCCTGCGATGTGCGCGAGTCTTCTGCCGTCGATAAGTTGATGAACGACATCAACGAAAAGTGGGGCCGCATCGATATTCTCGTCAACAATGCCGGCGTCACGCGCGATACGCTCCTCCCCGTCATGAGCGACGAACAATGGGACGAAGTAATCGCCACCAATCTCCGCGGGCCGTTCCTTTTTGCCCGTGCCGCCAGCCGCCTGATGATGCGCCAGCGCTATGGCCGGATCATCAACATGTCGAGCGTCAGTGGCCTGATGGGCAACGCTGGGCAAACCAATTACTCGGCCTCGAAGGCTGGTTTGATCGGCTTCACCCGCAGCATGAGCCGCGAGTTGGCCAAGCGCAAAGTTACCATCAACGCGGTCTGCCCCGGCTTCATCGAAAGCGAAATGACGAAGATCCTCGGCGATGTCGTCATCGAAGAAGCCAAGAAGCGCATCCCCGCTGGCCGCGTCGGCAAAGCCGAAGATGTCGCTGCCTGCGTCCTGTTTCTCGCCAGCCCCGCAGCGGGTTACGTCACCGGCGCGGTGCTGACCGTCGACGGCGGCATGACAGGGTAG
- the fabD gene encoding ACP S-malonyltransferase, protein MSKIAILFPGQGAQAVGMGRQLAETLPAARSLFDRANSVLGYDLAQLCFEGPSEKLDSTVHSQPALYVCSLAALEQLKATKPEVANEAQAAAGLSLGEYTALVFAGVMSFEDGLKVVQQRGQAMQDAADAVPSGMVSVLGLTIEQVQALCDEARQPGEVLQIANLLCPGNIVISGHKSACDRVPELAEKAGAMKTIRLSVAGAFHTSIMQPAVQRLAAALQHVPLTRPRIPVISNVDALAHDDPHEIRHLLVQQVVSPVRWEDSMRSLLGQGFAPFWEIGPGRVLRGLLKRIDRKVAAEGIEA, encoded by the coding sequence TTGAGCAAGATTGCAATACTCTTTCCCGGGCAAGGTGCACAGGCAGTCGGCATGGGCCGACAGTTAGCCGAAACACTCCCCGCTGCGCGGTCGCTGTTCGATCGCGCTAACAGCGTCTTGGGCTACGATTTGGCCCAATTGTGCTTCGAAGGCCCGAGCGAAAAGCTCGATTCCACCGTGCATAGCCAGCCGGCCCTGTATGTTTGCAGTTTGGCCGCCCTCGAACAACTCAAAGCCACCAAGCCGGAAGTCGCCAACGAAGCCCAAGCTGCCGCGGGCCTGAGCTTGGGTGAATACACGGCGCTCGTCTTTGCCGGCGTCATGTCCTTCGAAGACGGCCTGAAAGTTGTGCAGCAGCGTGGCCAAGCCATGCAAGATGCCGCCGATGCCGTCCCCAGTGGCATGGTCAGCGTGCTCGGTCTGACCATCGAACAAGTCCAAGCTCTGTGCGACGAAGCTCGCCAACCGGGCGAAGTGCTGCAGATCGCCAACCTGCTTTGCCCAGGCAATATCGTCATCAGCGGCCACAAGTCGGCCTGTGATCGCGTACCCGAACTGGCCGAAAAAGCTGGGGCGATGAAGACCATTCGTCTCTCCGTCGCAGGTGCCTTTCATACGTCGATCATGCAACCCGCGGTGCAACGCCTGGCTGCCGCCCTGCAACATGTGCCGCTCACTCGCCCACGCATTCCCGTGATTTCGAATGTCGATGCTCTGGCCCACGACGATCCGCACGAGATTCGCCACTTGCTGGTTCAGCAAGTCGTATCACCGGTTCGCTGGGAAGATTCGATGCGGTCGCTGCTCGGTCAAGGCTTTGCCCCCTTCTGGGAAATTGGTCCCGGACGCGTGCTCCGCGGCCTGCTCAAGCGGATCGATCGCAAGGTCGCCGCCGAAGGCATTGAAGCGTAA
- the rpmF gene encoding 50S ribosomal protein L32, whose product MAVPKRRHSNSRTGKRRAHHAKKAKQLSFCPKCSTSTLQHVVCEKCGYYMGRVIVESEET is encoded by the coding sequence ATGGCTGTACCAAAGCGACGACATTCCAATTCGCGGACCGGCAAACGCCGCGCTCACCACGCCAAAAAGGCCAAGCAACTGTCGTTCTGCCCAAAATGCAGCACGTCCACGCTGCAACACGTAGTTTGCGAAAAATGCGGCTACTATATGGGCCGGGTGATTGTGGAATCGGAAGAGACCTAA
- a CDS encoding DUF1598 domain-containing protein has product MRTLSRPFLVACGLTLLLAGAAVAQNNNGGGNNGGGNNGGGNNGGGGGGGGFGAAGVLIDPNGTLKMRRFDEPNGQLTMRRIAEARARLPGNLAQQAPLRKVSLNRLEAAIAQRAANGQGPTDEMKYLAGLTRAQYVFFYPETRDIVIAGPAEGYVADPSGRMIGMNSGRAIVELQDLVVALRAYPPQGKPTQIIACSIDATQEGLANLQKFFASFHGRLPSGGEARIAEGARNALGLQVVTIRGLSPKTHFAQVLVEADYRMKLIGIGLEQPPVRIPSYASLATAATVRGNAMQRWFFTPNYECVKVSEDELAMELVGDGVKLIGEDEVVQADGTRVAAAGGKNKASQQFCQQFTTNYAQLAQRSPVYGQLRNLIDCSVAAAFIQQQDYYGKCAWKMEHFGDEKKYPVETCETPKMVETACSVLKKGSQTAFPIGGGVHIEARTALEPQYRVADDGGKLQAVRNKVTTDKLTENQWWWD; this is encoded by the coding sequence ATGCGCACTCTTTCTCGTCCTTTCTTGGTCGCTTGCGGCCTCACGTTGTTGCTAGCTGGTGCAGCGGTCGCCCAGAATAACAACGGTGGTGGTAACAATGGCGGCGGCAATAATGGCGGCGGTAATAACGGCGGAGGTGGTGGGGGCGGCGGCTTCGGTGCTGCTGGTGTCTTGATCGACCCCAACGGCACGCTGAAGATGCGCCGCTTTGACGAACCGAATGGCCAACTGACGATGCGCCGCATCGCGGAAGCCCGCGCTCGCCTGCCTGGCAATCTCGCCCAGCAAGCTCCGCTGCGCAAGGTTTCGCTTAATCGCCTGGAAGCAGCCATTGCTCAGCGCGCGGCCAATGGACAGGGTCCGACCGACGAAATGAAGTATCTGGCCGGCCTGACCCGCGCTCAGTACGTCTTCTTTTATCCCGAGACTCGCGACATCGTGATCGCTGGTCCTGCCGAAGGCTACGTCGCCGATCCCTCGGGTCGGATGATTGGCATGAACTCCGGTCGGGCGATTGTCGAACTTCAAGATTTGGTCGTCGCCCTGCGAGCCTATCCGCCACAAGGCAAACCGACCCAAATCATTGCTTGCTCGATCGATGCCACGCAGGAAGGCCTCGCAAATCTGCAAAAGTTCTTCGCCAGCTTTCATGGCCGTCTCCCCTCCGGTGGCGAAGCTCGCATTGCCGAAGGCGCTCGCAATGCACTCGGCCTGCAAGTGGTCACCATTCGCGGCCTGTCCCCCAAGACTCACTTCGCGCAAGTGCTGGTCGAAGCTGACTACCGCATGAAATTGATTGGCATCGGACTGGAACAGCCGCCAGTTCGCATTCCCAGCTATGCTTCGCTGGCCACGGCAGCCACGGTTCGCGGCAATGCGATGCAACGATGGTTCTTCACTCCGAATTATGAATGTGTGAAGGTCAGCGAAGACGAACTGGCCATGGAATTGGTCGGCGATGGCGTCAAGTTGATTGGTGAAGACGAAGTGGTGCAGGCCGATGGCACACGTGTGGCTGCAGCTGGTGGCAAGAACAAAGCCAGCCAACAATTCTGTCAGCAGTTTACGACCAACTATGCTCAATTGGCCCAGCGGAGCCCTGTTTATGGTCAGCTGCGGAATTTAATCGATTGCTCGGTCGCAGCTGCCTTTATTCAACAGCAAGATTATTATGGCAAGTGCGCCTGGAAGATGGAGCACTTTGGCGACGAGAAGAAGTATCCAGTCGAAACTTGCGAAACGCCCAAGATGGTCGAAACGGCCTGTTCGGTGCTGAAGAAGGGGAGCCAAACCGCTTTCCCGATTGGTGGCGGCGTGCACATCGAAGCTCGCACGGCGCTTGAACCTCAATATCGGGTAGCCGATGATGGAGGCAAGCTGCAAGCCGTTCGCAACAAAGTCACCACCGACAAGCTCACGGAAAATCAATGGTGGTGGGATTAG
- a CDS encoding DUF1598 domain-containing protein codes for MQKFTRSILVAFSCALLLAGTALAQNNNGGNNNGGNNNGGNNGGNNGGGGGNLFGAAGVMVDAGGVLKVRRFDEPNGQLTMRRLAEARARLPGNLAQQAPLRKVSLNRLEAAIAQRAANGQGPTDEMKYLAGLTRAQYVFFYPDTNDIVIAGPAEGYVADPSGRMIGMNTGRAIVELQDLVVALRAFPPQGRPTPIIACSIDATKEGLANLQKFFASFHGRMPAGGELRIAEGARQALGLQEVTIRGLSPKTHFAQVLVEADYRMKLIGIGLEQPPVRIPSYASLASAATVRGNAMQRWFFTPNYECVKVSDDELAMELVGEGVQLIGEDELVQADGTRVAAAGGKNKASQQYCQQFTNNYPQLAQRSPVYGQLRNLIDLSVAAAFIQQQDYYGKCEWKMEHFADEKKYPVETCETPKNVETACAVMKKGNQTSFPIGGGVHIEARTALEPQYRIADEGSKLQTLRSKVTTDKLAENQWWWD; via the coding sequence ATGCAAAAGTTCACTCGTTCGATTTTGGTCGCGTTTAGTTGCGCCCTATTGTTAGCCGGCACCGCACTGGCTCAAAACAATAATGGTGGCAACAACAACGGCGGCAATAATAATGGTGGTAACAACGGCGGCAATAACGGCGGCGGCGGTGGCAACCTGTTCGGTGCCGCCGGTGTGATGGTGGATGCTGGCGGAGTGCTGAAGGTGCGGCGCTTCGACGAGCCCAATGGGCAACTCACCATGCGCCGCCTGGCTGAGGCCCGCGCCCGCTTGCCCGGCAATCTGGCCCAGCAAGCTCCGCTCCGTAAGGTTTCGCTCAATCGCCTGGAAGCAGCCATTGCCCAGCGCGCCGCCAATGGACAGGGCCCCACGGATGAGATGAAGTATCTGGCCGGTCTGACGCGTGCTCAGTACGTCTTCTTTTATCCCGACACGAACGACATCGTGATCGCGGGCCCCGCGGAAGGCTATGTCGCCGACCCTTCGGGGCGCATGATCGGCATGAATACGGGCCGGGCAATTGTCGAGCTGCAAGACCTGGTCGTTGCCCTGCGTGCGTTCCCGCCCCAAGGCCGGCCGACGCCGATTATTGCCTGTTCGATTGACGCCACCAAGGAAGGTCTCGCGAACCTGCAGAAGTTCTTCGCCAGCTTTCATGGCCGCATGCCTGCCGGTGGAGAACTTCGGATTGCCGAGGGTGCTCGCCAAGCGCTGGGTTTGCAAGAAGTGACCATTCGTGGCCTGTCGCCCAAGACTCACTTCGCCCAAGTCCTTGTCGAAGCCGACTATCGCATGAAGCTGATCGGCATCGGGCTCGAGCAGCCCCCGGTTCGGATTCCCAGCTATGCTTCACTTGCTAGCGCCGCAACCGTGCGGGGCAATGCCATGCAACGGTGGTTTTTCACGCCCAATTATGAATGCGTGAAAGTCAGTGACGACGAACTGGCCATGGAACTGGTCGGCGAAGGGGTGCAACTAATTGGCGAAGATGAACTGGTGCAGGCCGACGGCACGCGTGTGGCTGCGGCTGGCGGCAAGAACAAAGCCAGTCAGCAATATTGCCAGCAGTTCACCAACAACTACCCACAATTGGCTCAGCGCAGCCCGGTCTATGGCCAGCTGCGCAATCTGATTGACTTGTCGGTCGCAGCTGCCTTCATTCAGCAGCAGGATTACTACGGCAAGTGCGAATGGAAGATGGAGCACTTCGCGGACGAGAAGAAATACCCCGTCGAAACCTGCGAAACTCCCAAGAATGTCGAAACAGCTTGTGCCGTAATGAAGAAGGGGAACCAAACCTCGTTCCCCATCGGCGGCGGTGTGCATATCGAAGCCCGCACGGCCCTTGAGCCGCAGTATCGCATTGCCGACGAAGGGAGCAAACTGCAAACCCTCCGCAGCAAAGTAACCACCGACAAGCTGGCCGAAAATCAATGGTGGTGGGACTAA
- a CDS encoding biotin/lipoyl-containing protein: protein MPHVPLLLADLDLGDIPVLACSWLADQGSRVVEGDRLLEVVAGEVSVDLAAPASGRLVQRCVGPEEPLAIGQVLAVILTGDELS, encoded by the coding sequence ATGCCACATGTGCCGCTCCTGCTCGCTGACCTCGACCTGGGCGACATTCCGGTTCTTGCCTGCTCCTGGCTGGCCGACCAGGGTTCGCGCGTCGTCGAGGGAGACCGACTGCTGGAAGTCGTTGCTGGCGAGGTCTCGGTCGACCTCGCCGCCCCTGCCAGTGGTCGCCTCGTCCAACGCTGTGTTGGTCCCGAAGAGCCTCTCGCCATCGGCCAGGTCCTGGCTGTCATCCTCACCGGCGATGAACTTTCCTGA
- the rho gene encoding transcription termination factor Rho translates to MGKKKFRPRSSGGRGGSQGGGYGGGGGYRDRDGYGGGGGGGGYGGGGGGGNGYGGGGGGGGGRSRRRRRPPGQGGGPGGPGGEGGERRPLPGDDTGVPGEIPFGGEAAPEGTVPAGANGAYPVPAGVEMQLEQGFGLLEMHPNGYGFLRSPENYYNRERSDPFVPGTMIERFGLREGVIIKGTVQPARKQQGPRLREILDVDGMPPEDYLKVKNFDQKTPINPDQWFRLETGAAPLTTRVMDLLTPLGRGQRALIVAPPRSGKTILLQQTSQAMSVNYPEVKQFVLLIDERPEEVTDMRRNVKGEVVASSLDNDIESHVRLAQLVIERCKRLAEMGQDVFVLLDSITRLARAYNKYVGNKRGDGIQTGGLGTRAMDVPKKLFATARAFEEGGSVTIMGTALIETNSRMDDAIFQEFKGTGNMELVLDRKLAERRVYPAIDVQQSGTRREELLLPAEHLHAVTMLRRTLSSMNPVDAMEQLTKQLGKFKTNAEFIMLITKAGSRD, encoded by the coding sequence ATGGGCAAGAAGAAATTCCGTCCTCGCTCCTCGGGTGGCCGAGGTGGCTCGCAAGGTGGTGGTTACGGTGGCGGCGGCGGATACCGCGACCGTGATGGCTACGGCGGTGGAGGAGGCGGAGGTGGTTACGGTGGCGGCGGAGGTGGCGGCAATGGCTACGGCGGTGGAGGCGGTGGTGGTGGTGGCCGCTCGCGTCGTCGTCGTCGTCCCCCAGGCCAAGGTGGCGGCCCCGGTGGTCCTGGCGGCGAAGGGGGCGAACGTCGCCCGTTGCCCGGTGACGATACCGGCGTTCCCGGCGAGATTCCGTTCGGCGGCGAAGCAGCTCCCGAGGGGACCGTTCCTGCTGGTGCCAATGGCGCATATCCCGTGCCAGCGGGCGTCGAAATGCAACTGGAGCAAGGCTTTGGTCTGCTCGAAATGCACCCCAATGGTTACGGCTTTTTGCGCAGCCCCGAGAACTACTACAACCGCGAACGTTCCGATCCATTTGTGCCCGGCACGATGATCGAGCGTTTCGGCCTGCGAGAAGGGGTGATCATCAAGGGGACGGTCCAGCCTGCTCGCAAGCAGCAAGGCCCCCGACTGCGAGAAATTCTCGATGTCGACGGCATGCCGCCCGAAGATTACTTGAAGGTCAAAAACTTCGACCAGAAGACGCCGATCAATCCCGATCAGTGGTTCCGCCTCGAAACGGGCGCGGCCCCTTTGACGACCCGCGTGATGGATCTCCTCACGCCCCTCGGTCGCGGTCAACGTGCACTGATCGTCGCTCCGCCTCGCAGCGGTAAGACGATCCTGCTGCAACAGACCAGCCAGGCGATGAGCGTTAACTATCCCGAGGTGAAGCAGTTCGTACTCCTCATCGACGAACGGCCGGAAGAAGTCACCGACATGCGCCGCAACGTGAAGGGCGAAGTCGTGGCCAGCAGTCTCGATAACGATATCGAGAGCCACGTGCGATTGGCGCAACTCGTCATCGAACGCTGCAAGCGATTGGCCGAAATGGGGCAGGACGTTTTCGTGCTCCTCGATTCGATCACTCGTCTGGCCCGGGCCTACAACAAGTACGTGGGGAACAAGCGGGGGGACGGCATCCAGACCGGCGGTCTCGGCACCCGGGCGATGGACGTCCCCAAGAAACTGTTCGCGACGGCTCGCGCGTTCGAAGAGGGTGGTTCGGTCACGATCATGGGCACCGCCCTGATCGAAACCAACAGCCGCATGGACGACGCGATCTTCCAAGAGTTCAAAGGCACGGGCAACATGGAGCTCGTCCTCGACCGCAAATTGGCCGAGCGACGCGTTTACCCAGCCATCGACGTGCAGCAATCGGGCACTCGGCGCGAGGAACTCCTCCTGCCTGCTGAACACCTGCACGCGGTGACTATGCTGCGGCGCACCTTGTCGTCGATGAACCCGGTCGATGCCATGGAACAGCTGACTAAGCAACTCGGCAAGTTCAAGACCAACGCCGAATTCATCATGCTGATCACCAAGGCCGGGTCGCGAGACTAA
- a CDS encoding FeoA family protein, whose translation MLDIIPLQMLLAGQTAQVDQLLGAPDDVQRLQEMGLRPGTWVEMVRQDEACIIKLNSNTVCLRGANVFQVMVRPGADQ comes from the coding sequence GTGCTAGACATCATCCCTTTGCAAATGCTGCTGGCCGGGCAAACCGCGCAGGTCGATCAATTGCTCGGCGCGCCAGACGACGTGCAACGACTGCAAGAGATGGGGCTCCGCCCTGGCACTTGGGTCGAGATGGTCCGGCAGGACGAAGCCTGCATCATCAAGTTGAATTCCAATACGGTCTGCCTCCGCGGAGCCAATGTGTTTCAGGTCATGGTTCGTCCTGGGGCCGACCAATGA
- a CDS encoding FeoA family protein yields MTTLAEMKIGQSASVTSIDGVDEISIRLMEMGLVPGTEFTILGTAPLGDPLEIEVRGYRLSLRKSEASRVQVTAV; encoded by the coding sequence ATGACCACGCTGGCGGAAATGAAGATCGGCCAAAGCGCCAGTGTGACCTCGATCGATGGTGTCGATGAGATCAGCATCAGGCTGATGGAAATGGGACTCGTCCCTGGCACCGAGTTCACCATTCTCGGCACCGCCCCGCTGGGCGACCCGCTCGAAATTGAAGTGCGCGGCTACCGACTCAGCCTGCGCAAATCAGAAGCATCCCGCGTGCAAGTGACGGCTGTCTAA